The following DNA comes from Thermoanaerobaculum aquaticum.
CGCCATGCGTTCATTGTAGCGTGTTAAAAAGGAAGAAGCCCGTTCCGGGCTTCCTCCTGGTGAGCAAAGCGAAGAAAGCGTTAAAGCGTTCCCCGCAGGGAAAGCAGCACGCTCCTGCCCGGGGCCAGCACGGCGCCGGGCTCGTTGTCGCCGGGATAGGCCCGATTGAGGAGGTTGCGGACCCGCACCGCCAGCTCAAGCTCTGGTGCCAAGCGGTAGCTGGCGCCGCCGTCCAGCAGCGCATAGCCCGGAACCACCGTTTCCGTGGGCCCAGGGCGGGTGTCCCGGGCGTAAAAGGCAAAGTGGGTAAACCAGGACCAGCGGCTTTTCCTTTGCGCAAGGCGCACATAGCCACCCCGGGCGGGGACGTCATCCAGGTAAGTGCCGTCGTCAACGGTTTTTCCTTCCGGGTACTGAAGTCCCAGGAGCAGCTCAAGGCTTTTCGTCACAGAAAGACCTGCTTCCGCCTCCACACCCCGTAGCCTCCCCTGGGCTCGGTTGCGGAAGAAGTAATCCCGTCCCTGCCGGTAGCGCTCGATCATGTCAAAGATGTCGTAGTGGTAGGCGTAAAAAGCACCGTGGAAAGCGCCTTTGCGGTAGCGCAGGCTGGCGTCCCACTGCTCGGAAGTTTCCGGTTTGAGGTTGGGGTCTCCGGTAATAAAGCCCCGACCGGTAATGCCCCGATAAAAGCGGTCGGATAAAAGCGCATCCCGAAAGCCCCGGGAAAACTGCAGCGAAAAATCCACATAACGGCCCAGTGGAAACGTGGCAGCCACAAATCCGGAGCCGCGGGTAAACGTCTGGCTTTGATTGCCGAAAAAGCCCTGTTGGTTGCGGTTGCGGACCACATCGGCGCGAACGCCAAGGTTGAGGGAAAAAAGCCGGAACTGGCGCTGGTACGCGGCAAAAAGCCCGGCGTCGTCCTTGCGGGCGTTGGCAATGGAAACCTCGCGGACCCGCGTGCTTTCGGGAGCGCTTTCAAACGCCGAGCTTGTGTTCGTGGCTTTGAGGCCAAACCGACCGTAAGCATCCAGCCCCAGCATGAGCTGACCTCCGGCCCAGCTCCCCTCCAGCTCCAGGCGGGCTGTGTAATCGTGGGAAAAGACGTCGGCCACGGTCACGGTGCGAGGGGCGGTGCTGGTGGGAGCCCGGTCCCGGGCGGTGAGCAGCTGGTACTCCGCCCAGCCCAACGTCCAGGCGATACGGCTCCACCGCCCGGAAAGTGGCCCCTCAAAACCCACAACCAGGCGGTGGCTGTTTTCTTCAGGGTAAAAGGTCCGGTCGGTTCGGGAATTTTGCGTGGGTCGGCCAATATCCCGGCCCCAATCGGATCGCCACAGCACCCGCCACATCCCCTGGCGCACGGGCCATTGGAAGCCTGCGCGGAAGGAGCGGAAATCCGCTTGCGAATTGAAAACCTCCCCGTGCGGGGAGCGGTAGGGGTCAAAACGGCGAACCGCAGCTCCCAACGTCAGAGCGCCAGCCCCCAGGCTTCCGCCGGCTTCCACGTGCGCCGATTCCTCGGGAAAACCAAAGCCCAGACCCAGTTGGTACGCTTCCTTCCAGGGCTCTCCCGGTTGCGCCAGGCGGGTTCGCGCGGCAATCACGCCCCCGAAGGCATCGGAACCGTAAGCCACGCCGGCGCCTCCCCGCACCACCTCCAGTTCACCAAGGGTGAGCGGATCCAAAAACGTGGCGCTGGGCCCGGCCCTGCGTTCGGTCAGCACCCGAGTGCCGTCAAGGAGAACCAGCGACCGAAACCTGGCAAGGCCCCGTACCGCCGGTACTGCCGCATGGTCGCTGCCGGTGCGGCCAACGTTGGGGATGGTGGTCATGGCGTCGGCCAGCTGAGCGGGGGCTTCGGCGGCCAGTTGCCTTTGGCTTACCTGGGAAAAGGCCGAAGCGGCCGGCACCACCAGGTCCGGGGGGCGGCTGGCCACCACCGTCAGCGATTCCCGCACCGGAGAAATGACCAGCACCAGCGGCTCTGGAAGCTCTTCGGCAAAGGAAAAGCTGCCCAAAACCACCCCATCGGCACCGGTGACCACCAGCACCACCGGCGGTGTGATTTTTTCCGGCAAA
Coding sequences within:
- a CDS encoding TonB-dependent receptor plug domain-containing protein — encoded protein: MKSIPVVFCFFLLSQEALGAQVKDANGQPVPFARVSILGQSGWLVADAQGNFALPEKITPPVVLVVTGADGVVLGSFSFAEELPEPLVLVISPVRESLTVVASRPPDLVVPAASAFSQVSQRQLAAEAPAQLADAMTTIPNVGRTGSDHAAVPAVRGLARFRSLVLLDGTRVLTERRAGPSATFLDPLTLGELEVVRGGAGVAYGSDAFGGVIAARTRLAQPGEPWKEAYQLGLGFGFPEESAHVEAGGSLGAGALTLGAAVRRFDPYRSPHGEVFNSQADFRSFRAGFQWPVRQGMWRVLWRSDWGRDIGRPTQNSRTDRTFYPEENSHRLVVGFEGPLSGRWSRIAWTLGWAEYQLLTARDRAPTSTAPRTVTVADVFSHDYTARLELEGSWAGGQLMLGLDAYGRFGLKATNTSSAFESAPESTRVREVSIANARKDDAGLFAAYQRQFRLFSLNLGVRADVVRNRNQQGFFGNQSQTFTRGSGFVAATFPLGRYVDFSLQFSRGFRDALLSDRFYRGITGRGFITGDPNLKPETSEQWDASLRYRKGAFHGAFYAYHYDIFDMIERYRQGRDYFFRNRAQGRLRGVEAEAGLSVTKSLELLLGLQYPEGKTVDDGTYLDDVPARGGYVRLAQRKSRWSWFTHFAFYARDTRPGPTETVVPGYALLDGGASYRLAPELELAVRVRNLLNRAYPGDNEPGAVLAPGRSVLLSLRGTL